The sequence below is a genomic window from Theobroma cacao cultivar B97-61/B2 chromosome 6, Criollo_cocoa_genome_V2, whole genome shotgun sequence.
atttcaaatttgaaaacttGAGAATGTCCATATTCATCATTTACTGTATAGGGAAAGAAACCACAATGCAACTGATTTGATGAGTCTTTTCTTACCATCTTCACAAGTAAGTACTCCCTTGATCAGAAGCGGCAAGTTTGTAATAGATCTTAACCATCCTATGTCCTGCAAATGTTCCAATGCACTGCTTCAAATTAAACAAGAACGGAAAAAACAAGGGTGCGTCCATGCCTAATGACTAACAACAACaatgaaaaatcattaaaCATATAGGAACTTCCATTTAGGACCTTTTCTCAAAACTTTGAGATGATGTTAACTTAAACAACATAGCTATTTAGAACAGTCCTGTATATTCATCATTTACTTCTAATATAAGGATAGAAACATATTCAAAAGAATTCCAAACAGCATATGACAAGTCAATCAATCCAGTTTCTTGGTTTATACTCTATACCTTCCAAGACAAAGAGGCATCAAATGTATTGTTGGCAAAAGCTTCTAGATTTGAACCATCATCCTGTAAATGTTCAATGTACTGAATGAATATTACATGCTTACTATGAATCTCAACTATAAAATAGAACTTCCAAGGTGGAAACATGCACACAAAGGAAGAAAGCATAAGCTTCTATATCATCAGTGAACCCCAAGTTAGCATTGAGTCTTCTGTATTGGTGGTACCACCCTCCCTTTACAGGCCTTGGGTCCTGCCTTATCCATGGGTGATATACCCTCATATGACTAGGccaataataatttttttacaaagaGTATACTGTAAACTACATAGCAGACaataaattctaattttctCTGAACATGGAAATAAACATCGATGCACATTTCTTTCTAATAAATTAGTAATGGCCAGACATTGCATCCTGGTATATTTAGCAATAATTAtggataaaattttttcactcACAGAGGAAACTTTTGTTGATATGAGGCCCTTAAAGTTCTTCAGCTGAGGTGCAACCATTCtgcaaaagtatgaaaattttCGTATGAAGGGCATAAATTTCAGCTTATTATTAAATGTGTGGATGAGTGAGTTAATGTTCTCCACAATGTGCCCTATCCAACAGCATATAAAGCACTTATATCAATCTGTCAACATAAAAcgaaatgaaagaaaagaagcacTATGtcacttgttcttaatgtcTGCCTCCCTCCGACCAAGTCTAGGAGTATCTACAGTTAGGACAATGGCCTTGTATCCACATCTTTCAGCTCTCTGCACTAAATTAGCTGTTATATCTCGCCTCTTGTATACCTGTTCACGGAAGGATAGTAAGATTGTCATAAATTCAGTTCTTGCCAGTGGGATAGCAAATCCCAAAGGATAAAGAGAAACTGCtgtccaacaaaaaaaaaaaatgaagattcACAAAAGTAGTTGAAGTAGCATCAATACATATAATTGAAAGAACCGAATAGCTTTGCAGCTTGAAGCAACCTCCTCAACTGTGCAGGTAGACATGTAGGATAAAATCTGTATTTATAACACAACTCAGCATTCACTTTTACAGGAAGCCAATGAGCCTAAAGCTGTTTATATTATGTTATACCATTATGGTATTACATGCAGCAGCTGCTCTGGCTGTGGCGACTTCACCTGTTAAAAACACAacaaaaatagcaaaattGGTACTtgagataaaattaaaaaagacaGCTGAAGAGGAATCAAACCTTCAGGGTGTGCCAACTTATGCATTGCAGTTGGAGCAATCATAATAGGTGCTGAAATTTTGTACCCTAGAACAGTAGTTGACAAATCAATTCTGCTGGCATCAACAAGTACCCTTGGCAGGATCCTGAGAATCAATGTATCCAAATCAGTAGAATGTTTTACCTAGCTAGCTACGATAATTTCATTAGCAGACTTAACAGCTTACGTAAATCTATGAAATGCTTCCACATTCTCTTTTAGTGTGTGCTGATCCTCAGCTCCACCACTATAGTAGTCATAGTACATTTTAGGAAGGGCTTGCCTAGCTAATTCTTGGAACTCATTAACATTAACTGGTTCGGCTGCCATTTATCCTGGAAATAAAGATATTGAgacaacaaaaattaaaaaggcaCTATCAATTTTCAATGCTCCAGAGCCTTTAGTTTATTTATGGATTTTAGGTCAAGCTTAAACCTATTGCAAAAACAAACTACAATAAATGTTGTTTGATCATGAAAGAACCTGGAGATATTCCTACTAGAACAAAAACTAGACTAACTTGAGAAAAGCTGGGGCTCCTCAGCAGCTATAAACAGGTTTCATTCCGAAGATAATTCATAATATGGAAAATACGCAAAAGCCATATCTAATAAAACAATAACAGACATAGCAACATTTGCTTCTTGCCCAGAAAACCACGTTGTTATCTTCTGCTCGATAAAAGCCTAAAAGTCTCTCTAAGTCATATTAAAAACAATAAGGAACAGAAATTCCACAAACGTGAAGTTTCATACATTAATTTCAAACTGTTTGATAAAGTTTACAATTTCGGAAATGTGAATAGAATTGTACCTTTGATGAATGAACTGAACTATTTCAAATTGAACCTGTGAAATCCCCGTGATGTAAAAGTTGCAACTGCAATAAATGCATcagtgtgtatatatatatataggcaaGAACGACGAGTAAAGATGACTAATTGGTCATCCTTTCTGCCATCATTGCTGCTCTTACAACTTGACCTGTTTCTGCTACTTTTCTGCCCGTTTTTCTTTATGATCACTTTCGATTTACAAGGTTGTCTTTGTCTTGTAGCAGAGGAtaaaaatgttttgttttatgtGCCCAAATCTTATGGAATGGAATTAAACCTCGTCCTTGACCCAACAGACTTTAACCTGTTTCTATCCAGTGGATTTGGGCTCAAACTCAGCTCAATTTTCATTGagatatttttgttaattctGGGTCAGTCCAAGGAAAGTTTCGatcataaataatattattttaatttttaatattattttatttataaaatttttatcattaatgtaatatttactaaaatttataaattattctaaatataattttaaattttaaatttataaaatcattaatatttaGACATCATCTTActtgataagaaaaaattatgctCAGATAGACGTAAATTTTACTTGATCAAAACATGTCATGATCTTGATTCTTGCATCAACATAACAAGAAATGCGGATACAAATCAAGTTGGCATATGAAACACTACAAAAACAAGTGTTCCCGTGCATCGGTCTTGCATGGATTATccaattaattatcattattccATTTAATCTATTATAGGAAGGGaatatttgtaaatataatAATGTGTGATATCTCATCTTGCATCAGATGTGAATGTTATtgttaaaatttatgtaagtgtTTGAATCAATCAGtattaacaatttaaatttaaatttttgaaaatatgtgatttaaattaaaaaattattaaattaaaaatatctgAATTTTTAAGAGATTTGTAATGGATTTTCCCTTGGGGTGAGTTTGGGTTGGGTGCATACTTGCATTAATGGGTTTCGCTTAGGCTTAGTTTGGACGGGATGCATGCCCGCATCATTGCCTCGGTTTTcgtttttttctctctttgcaGAGGCCTTTGTGGAGTATTTGTTTAGAGTCATTGCACAGTATTTTCAAAGATTCATTCACATGTGAGGGTTTTGGTTTATGTCACTGTtaagtcattttttttattcattcaCGTGAGATGATTTTGGTTTTTGAGAAATTGAATTCAATCGCTGAAATTTATAACGTCAGAAAATATGGTTGGCTTACCGTATTTTGATTCTGGAGACTTGTTTTCTCCACGTCTATCATCGATTCTCTGTTGTCCTTGCTGAGTCTCCAAACGTTCCTTGTTTATAACACGACAAAACATAGTAAACACTACGTGTAAAGTCAGCAAACATCCTTCCACTACTGGAAAGTGGAAACTACACTAGTACAAGTCATTCTTAGTAACGACCTTGTTAATAAGGTAAGGCTTCCACTTATTTGATACCAAATAAATTACTGACATAATCCATCCACTGGAAATTTGTTTCTTCTGGATAAATATTAAAGCATTGAGAGGAGCTGCTCATGTTTGGTCCTGACATGGCTCCTAGTAATTTCTTTCACACTCGAACAACCAGAGAGGGCCATTGTGAGTTCAAGCTCATCCATGAGCATTTCAAGGACTTGTCTGACTCCATATTCTCCTTTCGCCGCAAGTCCATAAAGAACTGGCCTTCCAACCTACACCATACATACAGTACATACGAAGGTGTCCTATTAGAGTACATAGTAAACAAAAAAGGTCAGTACAGGAAAGATGTGAGTTCTGAGGTTCCATAATTTTAACTTTAAGGTTAATGCGACagggaaaaagagaaatgaacCCAAATTATAGCACGGAGAGTGTAAATTGTCTTTATTATTAGCTCAACCAATTGCAATCAGATGCTACCATATAACCACTGGAAAATATATAAGTGAATGAAACATCGAATTTCTTTCGTAACTGAAAGTAGATGGGGCCGTTTAAGAGCTTACTAGGACAGCTTGTGCACCAAGGGCCACTGCCTTGAAAATATCTGTTCCTCGCCGCACTCCTCCATCGAGGAAAACAGGAACTTTTCCTCCAACAGCGTGAACTACCTGTGACCTCATTGTGCACAAAAATGAACAGAATGGGAAATTTTCCTTGCTAACTAACATGTTGGAGCAAAGTAGCATGCTCAAATAAGAAAGCAAAAGCTGCAAGTCAGAAAGATTCTTATGCAGGAATGCATCAATACCTAGTACACATGTTTCAGATTTCTCCTCACTAAGAAATTTCAATAATCTCTCTTATGCTTGAACAAGTCAACGTGGCTTTCTCTGGGGGGTTAAAAACGTAAAACTGATGATCTATATGCTTAACTAAATTAGCACATATAAAATTCTATGGCTGAAACTGTGTCAACAACAACGAAAATATGTGAAGGAAAGCACCTCTTCCAGAACAGAAATAGTGGCAGGAGAATAATCTAGCTGACGGGCTCCATGATTGGAGACAATAATCCCAGCAACACCTACTTCCAGAGCCTTTATTGCTGTGAATACGAGTATCAATATTGAACAAGCTACATGCTAATAGCAGACAAAGACAAAAGAAAGTATGCTGGCACCAATATGTAAAGCCAAGAACAAGATGAAAAactaaatagaataaaaaataccCTGTTTTCTAAAAGTTACAAACGATGCATCTATTTAACTCCATGAGTTTGGAGAATGtaagaaaacagaaaatgaATTGCTGAAGGGCCTATAAATTGCTGAGTAAGTGTCTTTTTGACAAAAGCTAAAATTAAGGCAACATTGACCGAAACCAATATTCAAACTTTTGTTGTGAAAGCCTTGCAGTTCTAACGGTGGAGATGATCCTCCTTGTAGTCTATCCtgtataaataaagaaataaagagatGAAAATATTATCAGGTGGTGACTCAGCCTTACCATCTTCATGAGTGAGTACTCCTTTGATCAGAATTGGCAAGTTTGTAATAGATTTCAACCATCGGATGTCCTGCAGAGATAATAATGTACTAGTCAAACCAATAATTCTACCTTCATGGCTCTTATACTCACCCCAGTCTTCTCCACCAACACTAATATTAAGAGTAAACAAACTGTCCATTTACATACCTGAGACCCTTTATACAAAGTATTTAAACAAACAAGTAAAAGTTTGGAACGTGGGGTGGCTGAAAAATTGTGGTCCTGAGAACCGTAGAAAAAGTCACTTTTTTAAGCAAACCTCAGCTTAAACTGAATACTGAATCTGTTTGGTACTGCAATTTTGGTCCAAACAAACAGTTTTGCAATCTAACCACATTGTCAAACTAAGCTTGAGAGTGGAACTTCTTTAATagattttatagaaatataTCAGGAGATAACTTGgattatttacttatttttaccTCCCAACAGAAAGAAGGATCAAGAGTCCCTCTGGCCAGAGCTTCTAAACCTGAACCACCATCCTGCAAAAtttatttcaagttatatatTTGTCATCAACAAAAACATCAAACAGGCTTAATAGATGCACTCCATACCCTTcattttacattaattttttcaattatccaaaaaaaacAGGGATATTTCATATGCCATAACACTCCATCAGAGTATAGATTTGACATTTTATTTGGGAAAAATAAggcagaaaaaagaaaaaagcgaAAGCAAATATAAGATTCAGTACTTTGAACCCCCTCTCCAAGCAACAGtgttaaaatgaaatggaatgTAAATAGTGATTTATCATGTAAGAGACAGGCTTATGTATTTTGTAATCAATATAGCTCATTCTTCACCTTTTTATGCTCTGCAGTCTGGACATAAAAGATATATAGTGCGTTTAAAGCAATAGTTTTAGCTTAAAAACCGGATGCCTACACCTCCCCACCCCCTCCCCCAGGAAAAAAAGGCAGCCTTGCATATTCCAAAGCAGAATTCAGCTTAGGTACAATGATTCTCTGCATAGTTTTGTCAATAGTAATGACTAAATGAAATGCATAAAGCATAGCTTTTTGTGTACAACGTGAGTCAGAAATAACAATTCTTATCATGGTAAAACCAGAGTTCGTCTCAGTTATATAAAGCTGATTAATCTAAACAGTCAAAGCAACTGAATGTTTAGTTCATGAGCATTGGATGGGGACTATTCTACTCACAGAAACAGATTTAGTTGATAATAGACCCTCCAGGTTCTTCGGCTGAGGCACAACGAGTCTGCAGAGGTTTGTCAAAAGTAATCTTATACATGAGATGCATAAGacataaattttcatgtatgATGTAAAACCACAACAGTGTTCATCTCAATGATATACTGCCAACTCAATTTTTTAGTTGATAGAAACTCAATGAAAGTGAGAATGCTGATTTTTCACTTATTCTTAATGTCTGCCTCCCTTCGACCAAGTCTTGGACTATCAGCAGTTAGGACAATAGCCTTATATCCATTATTTTCAGCTCTCTGCACCAGCTTAGCTGATATATCTCGTCTCTTATACACCTATTCCGAGGAAACCAAATTAGGGTTCATTTCCTATCAATGATATTGCTCAGGACACAGAAGAAACTGCTGCTGCTGCTAAATAATGATAAAGTCTACATGGTATCGAAAGGGTTCAGGTAAGGCCAACTATACATATAATTGGAAAAAGCGAACAGCATTGCAGCAGGCAGCTACTTCCTCCAATGTGCAGGTAGATGCGCTGGATAAAACCTGGAATTGCAATTAATTGTCAAGATAGGCACAATTACTTAGGAACCCAAACACAGAAAGGAAGTTTCTTTTTGGGGAAAATAATTAAGCATGAAAAGTTCATATACATTATATTAATACCATTATTGTTTTACAGGCAGATGCTGCTTTGGCCGTTGCAATCTCTCCTGGAATAAAAGCAGAAAGCCAGTCAATAAAAGTCTGCAATAAGTTAGAGCAGAAGACTTTGGAGAGGATTTAGACCTGCAGGGTTTGCCAGCTTATGCATCCCAGTTGGGGCAATCATAACTGGCATTGAGATATTGTAACCCAATACAGTAGTTGATAAATCAATGCCGCTCACATCTCGAAGAATTCTAGGCAGAATACTGAGAAGTCAAATATCGTAATTAGTAAAACGATTGGAACAAGTTTGCTCTGAATCATTAACCAGTTTAACACAATACATGATTTTGCCGAACGCTTCCTCATTCTCTTTTAAGGTGTATTGGTCCTCTGCTCCTCCACTGTAGAAATCATAGTACATTTTTGGAAGCGCTCGCCTTGCTAATTCTCGGAATTCATTGACATTAACAGGTTCTGCTGCCATTTTCCTGGAAACATGGACGTCACTTATGTTTGAACTTTCTGGTATATCTAGCTTTAACTACCACTACGGTTTCAATAATAAGCCAAACGTATAAGTTCCAGAATTAATCCTAGTAGAGTTGTGATATACAGACCTTTGTTGCTAATTACTCTTAAAACAACTCGATTCTTGCTTACATCTCAATATCTGATTCGCAATACCGCACATGATGTCATTTTATAACAAGAATGAGAGCTATTTTAAAGTGCTTGAATGCCATGAAAACTGATGCATGGTGTTCCATCAGCATTGATCGAACCCCAAAAGGTAGTTAAAGCGAGCTGATGTTCTGAAAACATACCTATGAGAGCAGAAAGCCTCTCCAGaattcttttgtgtttttctttcttaagaGATCCAGAATTCTTATTCTGTGAAGGTAGAGCAGATTGTGTGCAacaatttcttaatttcaaatgAACTCGGATTATTAAAATCTCTAGTGTTGTACCTTTCTAGTTCCCTTAATCATGCCTAACTATTTGCTTTGAAAACGAATCTTTATATTGGAAAAGCACTAACGAAGAGAATTTGGTATTAAATTGACTTCTTTAAACACCTCTCCTACCACATAAAGGGAATCTTTTTTCTGTTTCATTTTTCCTGTATTCTGATCCATCCACATCAGTCTAAGCTATGCCTGGCACTAGGCTTCCAGAGAATCTTTCGCAGTACAGTAGCCAATTCATGTCCTTTGTCTCGACATATAATTTTAACTTCTCTCATGCATAATAGTCATAGTACTGGGCCATGGCTCTCTTGCTGGGTTCACAAGCATGAATCATGGAATTAAATTGACACGTAGATTGAAATTGCTGCCATGATCTGATTGATACCACCCATATCAAATTGGACTGACATTTCTACAAAAGGAATACCTCATCATGaagatattaatttaaaactcGTGTTATAAAAATTGTCAGATTCACTGATACATGTTCACTCTGATGGTAAATGGTTTAAATTCAGATAAGCCATAGACAAGCACATCCTGGATTCAATTTATATAAAGGAACAACCTGGATTGAAACGCAGGCGGTGCAAAGAATTGGGTGGGTGTAAAGAATGTGGCAAGGATATTTTAAGCCAATGTCTATGCGCATGGACAGAAATATTTAAAAGCGTATCCTCCACCAACTTCTCCCAAGACAATTGCATTAAAGAGGAATCGGTATACAGCATTCACCAAATAAAACGGACAAAAAGCTCAATTTCTCCATTGCACACAAGTCCATGAATTCCATGAAACCCCTCAAACTTTGGACTTGAGCTCAAACCTTCCTACattctaaattttaataatgtcCGTACCTCCAGAATCTTCTTTCCTCTGCTCCATGCAGCTCTCTCGTTTCATGCAAAAATTTGCAGTTTTCTCCATAATAGCATCGTCCTTGAGCATGATACCGGCAGGGCTGTTGTGAAAGGAAGCCTCGTCTCTGTGGCGGAGTTTCTGGATGACAGTTGTTCATGCTTTTCAGCTGATGTCTATGATAGCTCGTCTCAAGCAACTTACTCATTCCACTTCTCCTGGACTTGTCATTGATGGAATTCTGGTATTTATTCATATGGAAGTTAGTTTTTCTGTAGTCTATGTGAAATTTATCACCCTTTTGAAGCTGAACCTCCGGAATGCCACTGCTCTGGACCGAATAACGaggaatttgattttgataacCTTCCCATACATGAACATTTTTATACTCTGATTGAAAACTTCTAGCCTTGAAATTAGGAGAAAAGCCTGACTGTTCAGGGAGTTGAATCCTTTTTTCTCTAGGAGCGACTGATAAACCTGATTGCTTAGGTTGATTTGCAAGCTGCTGAAGTACATGAACATTTTTATACTCTGATTGAAAACTTTTAGCCTTGAAATTAGGAGAAAAGCCTGACTGTTCAGGGAGTTGAATCCTTTTTTCTCTGGGAGTAACTGATAAACCTGACTGCTTAGATTGGTTTGCAAGCTGCTGAGGTTCAGCTAAGAAACCTGATTGCTGAGACATAATTGGTGGTTTCTCTAAATCAAAGACTGATCCTGACCCATGAGTTTGACTTGTAAGTTTTTCCGCTACAACATTTAAACCTGACTGTTGATGCTGGGGTGCTACTATTCCTGAATAACTAGATGAACCTAGCTGTTGAGGTCGAATTTCTATTGTTGTTGAAGTTAACTGGGACTGAGTCTTGTTTCTCTCATCTTTTTTGAAGATTCTAAAGTCCAGACATGATAAAAGTAAGTAAGATGAGATTCCAAGCA
It includes:
- the LOC18596265 gene encoding peroxisomal (S)-2-hydroxy-acid oxidase GLO4 isoform X2, with translation MAAEPVNVNEFQELARQALPKMYYDYYSGGAEDQHTLKENVEAFHRFTILPRVLVDASRIDLSTTVLGYKISAPIMIAPTAMHKLAHPEGEVATARAAAACNTIMILSYMSTCTVEEVASSCKAIRFFQLYVYKRRDITANLVQRAERCGYKAIVLTVDTPRLGRREADIKNKMVAPQLKNFKGLISTKVSSDIGWLRSITNLPLLIKGVLTCEDAIKAVEVGVDGIVVSNHGGRQLDYSPATISVLEEVVHAVKGKVPVLFDGGIRRGTDVFKALALGAQAVLIGRPAVYGLAAKGEYGVKRVIEMLKDELELTMALSGCPTVKDITRNHVRTKHEALHSML
- the LOC18596265 gene encoding peroxisomal (S)-2-hydroxy-acid oxidase GLO4 isoform X1, encoding MAAEPVNVNEFQELARQALPKMYYDYYSGGAEDQHTLKENVEAFHRFTILPRVLVDASRIDLSTTVLGYKISAPIMIAPTAMHKLAHPEGEVATARAAAACNTIMILSYMSTCTVEEVASSCKAIRFFQLYVYKRRDITANLVQRAERCGYKAIVLTVDTPRLGRREADIKNKMVAPQLKNFKGLISTKVSSDDGSNLEAFANNTFDASLSWKDIGWLRSITNLPLLIKGVLTCEDAIKAVEVGVDGIVVSNHGGRQLDYSPATISVLEEVVHAVKGKVPVLFDGGIRRGTDVFKALALGAQAVLIGRPAVYGLAAKGEYGVKRVIEMLKDELELTMALSGCPTVKDITRNHVRTKHEALHSML
- the LOC18596266 gene encoding peroxisomal (S)-2-hydroxy-acid oxidase GLO4 isoform X1 produces the protein MAAEPVNVNEFRELARRALPKMYYDFYSGGAEDQYTLKENEEAFGKIIILPRILRDVSGIDLSTTVLGYNISMPVMIAPTGMHKLANPAGEIATAKAASACKTIMVLSSASTCTLEEVAACCNAVRFFQLYVYKRRDISAKLVQRAENNGYKAIVLTADSPRLGRREADIKNKLVVPQPKNLEGLLSTKSVSDGGSGLEALARGTLDPSFCWEDIRWLKSITNLPILIKGVLTHEDAIKALEVGVAGIIVSNHGARQLDYSPATISVLEEVVHAVGGKVPVFLDGGVRRGTDIFKAVALGAQAVLVGRPVLYGLAAKGEYGVRQVLEMLMDELELTMALSGCSSVKEITRSHVRTKHEQLLSML
- the LOC18596266 gene encoding peroxisomal (S)-2-hydroxy-acid oxidase GLO2 isoform X3 produces the protein MAAEPVNVNEFRELARRALPKMYYDFYSGGAEDQYTLKENEEAFGKIIILPRILRDVSGIDLSTTVLGYNISMPVMIAPTGMHKLANPAGEIATAKAASACKTIMVLSSASTCTLEEVAACCNAVRFFQLYDGGSGLEALARGTLDPSFCWEDIRWLKSITNLPILIKGVLTHEDAIKALEVGVAGIIVSNHGARQLDYSPATISVLEEVVHAVGGKVPVFLDGGVRRGTDIFKAVALGAQAVLVGRPVLYGLAAKGEYGVRQVLEMLMDELELTMALSGCSSVKEITRSHVRTKHEQLLSML
- the LOC18596266 gene encoding peroxisomal (S)-2-hydroxy-acid oxidase GLO4 isoform X2, with protein sequence MAAEPVNVNEFRELARRALPKMYYDFYSGGAEDQYTLKENEEAFGKIIILPRILRDVSGIDLSTTVLGYNISMPVMIAPTGMHKLANPAGEIATAKAASACKTIMVLSSASTCTLEEVAACCNAVRFFQLYVYKRRDISAKLVQRAENNGYKAIVLTADSPRLGRREADIKNKLVVPQPKNLEGLLSTKSVSDGGSGLEALARGTLDPSFCWEDIRWLKSITNLPILIKGVLTHEDAIKALEVGVAGIIVSNHGARQLDYSPATISVLEEVVHAVGGKVPVFLDGGVRRGTDIFKAVALGAQAVLDTFVCTVCMV
- the LOC108662598 gene encoding zinc finger CCCH domain-containing protein 62-like isoform X1 encodes the protein MAISDSDQESSKDYNEGFEEEDYSSYHGSDPDYDSGADRSYSIEEETRAKLQNFSIKKKSRAGVAKDFDLSIKKDPEEMEMNFPEVDDKSYEYVQKIVKAGKLEKLKVDQCKVYLKKNGLRLSGRKDMLIQRIKEHLEILNGGGEKKYPLSSFILNCKGDACTGDVVMFEQNVYEMFNIASRSASGPPCGTRIVAGRIVKESYGAAKQQHTFTIEVLWSKGEKPLPPLHPLLIKGRNLYRLKTLRQKWEDEGERQKALMEKHSRGSLARSDREVRILEKERREMLRANRIFKKDERNKTQSQLTSTTIEIRPQQLGSSSYSGIVAPQHQQSGLNVVAEKLTSQTHGSGSVFDLEKPPIMSQQSGFLAEPQQLANQSKQSGLSVTPREKRIQLPEQSGFSPNFKAKSFQSEYKNVHVLQQLANQPKQSGLSVAPREKRIQLPEQSGFSPNFKARSFQSEYKNVHVWEGYQNQIPRYSVQSSGIPEVQLQKGDKFHIDYRKTNFHMNKYQNSINDKSRRSGMSKLLETSYHRHQLKSMNNCHPETPPQRRGFLSQQPCRYHAQGRCYYGENCKFLHETRELHGAEERRFWRYGHY